The genome window TCGATCCGGTAAAAGGCAGGCTGCTCCCGCACATCGTCGTCGACAGTCCTTATGTAACCGGGCCAGGCCTCGGTCAATTCCTTGCGAAGGGTCTCGCTAGCCGGTGTGATCTCTTCACTCACGATAAAACGATGGGTTCCATCTGCAACGGTGGTGATCCGGTTCAAGAGCTTGCGCTCATCCTGTTTCTCCAGTTTTTTCAGCAATTTTTTGACAGGGCCGTCGCTGTCGCCGGCGTCGAAGGAGACATTGTGGGGAGATTTTTTCCTCCTGGCATAATCGTCCATGTCTGCCGCGTATCCTTCCAGGTAGCGCATAACGGCATGGGCGATTTCTTTCTCTTTTAAATTTCCCATCTGGCCGACCAGGACGATGGAGGCGCCCATGCGCAACAGGTCATAGAGGTATGAGCCCAGATACCCCTCGTCAAAATCATTCACGTCATAGACGATGTCGCCCTTACGATCCTGAAAGGCGCCGAAGTTTTCAAAGTGCAGATCCCCCTGGATCCAGGTCGGCTGCTGCTCGGGGGTGTGGTAGGGTGTGGGGAACCGGGTTGCGTCATAATAGAAGAGACAGGCGCTTCCCCGGAAGAAGCGAAAAACGTTTTCTGTCATCTGGCTGTACTTGTTCCGGCGGTGAACAGGCGAAAGGCCAAGCATCCCTTCGTCGACGATGTCGAAGAGCGCGCTGATCGTCCGGCGGCGTTGATCAAGGCGCATCTCCCTGATCCGGGCGCTAACATTGCGAACAGGCATCGCAGGACTCCTCCTTCAATGAAGGTCGGGGTAAGATGTTACATTGTTGACTTTCTTTTTGTTACATCTTCCATTCTAGCGGTTGCGCCATCCACTGTCATCGGCTTCCCCTTTCAGAATGACTACACTTTTGTCTTGTAAGCGCGCTTTTGTTATCTCAACGACCTGCACTGCAAAATTATAATAATTATTGATTTATTTTTTCGATGCCTTTATAATTAGAGTGGATCCTGGAAAGGACTGGTCCGCTGCGGCAATAGGTGGTCATATTTTCGACCCTTGGGGCGAAGCGACAACGGGAAACATCATCAGCCAGGGGATGAAAGGGCATGGCGCCACGTTTTTTATCGGTAGCTCAATTGCAGACCGGCATGGTGCTGGCGGGAGACATCATCGTTTCCCATTCCGGCTTGTTGTTGTGTTCTAAGGGAGAAGTCGTCGGCGGCCCGATGATCGACAAACTGCGGTCATGGGGGATCGAATATGCCGCTGTCGAGCACAACTACGATATGCGCCGCGAAGAAACGCTGGAACAGGTCGAGTGCCTGCGTCAAAAGGTGCATGACCTCTTTCAAGCCATTGTCTTCCGGCGAAGTCCCGAACTGACCGGGCTTACAGATGCCGTAGAGGAGATGGTGATTTCCCTTGACAGGCTGGACCTGCATTTCTTCCGGCAGGCGCTAGCCCAGTTAAAGCGCAAAGACGGCTACACCTTCGTCCATTGCCTGGAAGTGGGGTTGGGGGCGCTTCTGATCAGCCGGCAACTGGGTTGCAGGCGAGAGGACATGGTCCATCATTGCCTGGGGGCTACGCTCCACGATATCGGGAAACTGTCGCTGCCGCGCGCCATCCTAACGAATCCAGGGAAGCTGACGGAGGAAGAGTTCGACATCGTAAAACACCACCCCGCCATCGGGATAAAGGTGTTGAAAGCAGCCGGGATGCATCATCCGTTGGTGCTGAACGCCGTCGCTGAACACCACGAACGGCAAGATGGCTTGGGTTACCCCTATGGACGTTCTTGCGACCAAATCACCTTGGCGGGGCAGATCACCGCTGTAGCCGATGTATTCTTCGCCCTGCTCTCCGACCGCCCTTACCGGAAGGCTTGGTGCCCCTTGCGCACCTTCGAATATATCCACTCGCAAAAAGGCATCCAGTTCAGCCATGAGACCGCCGACGCCTTGATCGACAGTTTGTCGCCGCTCTACCTGACGGGAATGCGGGTGCTGCTTTCCGACGGCAGTTCCGGAACGGTGGAAAAGGTGGACCCCCGGTTGCCCCACAGGCCCTCCGTCCGGCTGGAAAACCATGTGGTCGACCTGCGCAATTGCCCGGAGATCGCCGTGATCAGCGCATAATCACCCAAATAACCAGAAGCCCGCGGTCTCGCGGGCTTTCGTGTTTCAGACGATGGTCTTTCGTCGACCCTTTAACGGTAACTACCTGGGATGAGCGGCAATTGACCCTGCATGGCGAGCAGCAGGCGCGTCTCCACCTCGAGCCAATTGACCAACTGCCACCAGGCATTGATGTAGTCGCGGCGCCGGTTCTGATAGTTCAAGTAATAGGCGTGTTCCCACACATCAACGGTCAGGATGGGGATGGCGCCCCACTGGGTCAGGTTCTGGTGCTTTTCAACCATGAGGACCTCGAGCCGCTGCCAGGCGGGATTCCAGACGAGCACCGCCCATCCCGATCCCTCCACATCAGCGGCGGCGGCGCTGAACTGCTCCTGAAAACTGCGGAAGTTACCGAAATAGGCGGCCACTTGGCCGCGGGTATGGGGTCCCGGTTGCCCGCCTCGGCTGGGCGGGGCCATGATCGCCCAGTAAAGGCTGTGCAGGATATGACCGGAACCATGGAAGGCCAACTCGCGCTCCCAGTGCTTGATCAACGAAAAATCGTTCTGCTGGCGCGCTTCGACCAGTTTACGTTCCGCTTTGTTTAACCCTTCCACATAGGACAAGTGGTGGCGGTCGTGGTGGATCTTCAGCGTTTCCGCGCCGATCACCGGCTCCAGGGCGTTGTAAGGATAGGGCAGAGGCGGCAGTTGGTGGCCACCGGGAGGGATCATGAGGTAGGACATAGAACGTCTCCTTCCGTCCTCATACGGTTTTTTCACTTTTTTGACGTTTTCATTTTTGCTTCCCATGATTTCAAGATAGGTTTCGGTTCATAGTTACTGGAGGAAATCCGGCCCTATTCCAATCCCCACTTTTTCCCAATACGCCAGCGAACGTTCGCTGCGCCGATAGAAACGCCGCCCCTGACAGAAAAAAAGGTTCGCGAAGGCACTTTCTTTACAGCGCTCGTCCATTATGCGATAATACCTTCAAAGAAGCGTGCAGGAGGCCCGACCATCGATTGTCGGCCTGTTCCTGGCGACAAAGCCCTTGCGTCATAATCGTGTTGCAAACGGGCCATTTTAATGAAAGAACCGGCGTTTTAACCGTCCCCGCGGGCGTTGGCCAGGGAGGTGCTTGGTGTTGGGTTCCTTAGGCATACCGGAACTGTTATTGATCCTCGTCGTGGCCATGCTGATTTTTGGGGCGGGCAAGCTCCCCGAGATTGGCCGATCCCTGGGTCGCGGGATCAATGAGTTCAAAAGCGCTGTCAGCAATGACGGGGAAGAGACAAAAGAATTGAAGGCAAAGCCCCCGGTGAAGGACGATACCCAAGGGGATGCTCCTTCAAAGGACAACTGATCTGTAAGGGCACGTCTCAACCGGCGTGTCTTTATTCATGTTATTGGAGCAGGTGACAGCATGCAGTTTCAATTATTTCATGAGATCCAAGCCGACCTGGCCAAGGTTGAGGCGGAATTGCAAAAGTACGTCGACACGTCCCTGCCGACACTGACCGCCGCCTCGAGCCACCTGCTCCATGCGGGCGGGAAACGGTTGCGGCCCGCCTTCGTGTTGCTGGCCGGGAAATTTCACCACTACGCCATGGAGCGATTGCTGCCGTTGGCGGTGGCCCTCGAATTGATCCACATGGCTACCCTTGTTCATGACGATGTGGTCGACGAGTCGAAGACGCGCCGGGGCATCCCGACCGTCCGAGCGCGCTGGGGAAACCGCATCTCCCTGCACACGGGGGATCACCTCTTCGCCCGGTCGCTGCTGCTGATCTCTGAATTGAACGATCCTGCCATGACGGCGGTGCTGGCGAAGATCAGCGTGGAGATGTGCGAGGGTGAGATCCAGCAGATGGAGGCCACCTATGATGTTCATCAAACCTTCCGGGACTACCTCTACCGGATCAAGCGGAAGACGGCGCTCCTGATCGCTGCGTCATGCCAACTGGGCGCCATGGCCGTCAAGGCAGATCCCTCGGCGGTGAGGGCCTTAAAAATGTATGGTCATCACCTGGGCATGGCCTTCCAGATCACCGACGACATCCTGGACATGATGGCCGATGAAAAGGAACTGGGCAAACCGATCGGTTCCGACCTCCGCCAGGGCATCATGACCCTGCCGATCCTGGAGGCGCTCCGGGAGAGCCGCGACCCGGCGCTGCGAACCCTGGTGGCCAAAAAGGAAAAGAGCCAGGATGAGGTTTGCCGGGCCATCGAGATCATCAAACAAACCGGCGCCGTCGAGCGCAGCCAGATCATCGCCCGCCGATACCTGGACAAGGCGAAAGAGGAATTGACACGCCTTCCGGCCATCCCGACGCGGGACACCCTGGCGGTGATCGCCGAGTACATCGAAAAGCGAACCTATTAAAACGTGACGGATATCCTTTTTCCCTCTAGGGGGATGTGCTAGAATAGGTTACGTTGAAAGTTGAAGGAGTGAGGAAGGTTGGTCCAACCCCAGGAAGAACGGGAGGATGCCTCCGGAACCAACAAAGGACTTGTGGATCGGCTCTGGGACTTTTTCAGTTCCATGAAGCTCGGTTTGTTCCTTCTGCTTCTCATTGCCGCCGCGTCGATCATTGGCACGATCATTCCGCAAAACGGCGATCCCCGGCAATACGGATCCCTGTACTCGCTATACAGCGCCCTCGGTCTGAACGATATGTATCACAGTTCCTGGTTCATGATCCTGCTCTTCTTGCTGGCGATGAACCTCTTCATCTGCACCTTCAACCGGGCGCCCGGGATCTGGCGCCAGTTCTCCCAGCCGTCGCTGCCCACCGGCGTCGAGTCTATCGGCGGGCTTCCGCAGAAGCTGACGACGGAACGACCCGAGCCTGTCGACAAGTTGGTCAGCCATGTTTCCGAACGCTGGCAGCGCCTCGGTTACCGCGTATTTTCCGAGTCTCGTGACGGCAAAAGCTACATATACGCTGACAAGGGAAGGTTCGGCCTCTGGGGTTCTCTGCTCTCCCATGTAGGGATGCTGGTCATCCTCGTCGGCGGTGTCGTCGGTCTCTATGGCGGAGAAGAGGGGCGCATGCCGGCGCAGGTTGGCAAGACCTTTCGCTTTGCTGACGTGCCGGGCCTTCCGAAAGAGGAGAACCTGGAGATCCGCGTCAACGACTTTCGGACCGTCTTCCGTGAAGACGGCAGTATCGCCGACTGGTTCAGCACCCTCACGCTGATGGAAAACGGCCGGGAGATCATGACCAAGGAAATCCAGGTCAACGACCCGCTGGAATACCGCGGTTATAAGGTCTACCAGGCCTTTTATGGGGCCAACATTGTTGCAAAAATCACGTCGAAGAATGATCCTGAGGGACATGCCTATACGGTCGAAGAGGGCGACGCCATTCCTGTCGCCGGAACCGATTTGGCGGTCCTCGTCTACAAGTACATCCCTGACTTTGATCCGGCGCGGGGAATGATCTCCAAATCGAGTGATCCTAACAATCCTCGCATCGTCTTTGTCGTCTACAAAGGACGCCAGCAGATCGATGCGCGAGCGGCCGAGATTGGCAAGGCGGAGACGATCGCCGGCGGCCTGGCCGAGGTCACTTTTCCCGAGTACAAGCCTTACACCGGTCTGACCATCCGTCGCGATCCCGGCGTCAATATTGTCTGGCTCGGTTGCGCTCTGCTGTTGATTGGATTGAGCTTCTCCTTCTATCTCTTCCACCGCCAGGTCCGGGCGGTTGTCGAGTCGCGAGATGGCGGCAGCCGGCTCCATGTGGGCGGGACAGCTGCGAAAAACAAAATCGCCTTTGCCCGAGAGTTTGAAGGGCTGATCGAACCTTACGTCAATCCGGACAGGA of Heliomicrobium undosum contains these proteins:
- a CDS encoding DUF2252 domain-containing protein, translated to MPVRNVSARIREMRLDQRRRTISALFDIVDEGMLGLSPVHRRNKYSQMTENVFRFFRGSACLFYYDATRFPTPYHTPEQQPTWIQGDLHFENFGAFQDRKGDIVYDVNDFDEGYLGSYLYDLLRMGASIVLVGQMGNLKEKEIAHAVMRYLEGYAADMDDYARRKKSPHNVSFDAGDSDGPVKKLLKKLEKQDERKLLNRITTVADGTHRFIVSEEITPASETLRKELTEAWPGYIRTVDDDVREQPAFYRIEDVAVKSGSGTASIGLARYYLLVEGDAACHDDDLVLEMKAASPPVPSCFLPYQETFFQLLDHQGKRVVTTQKAMQHRADPYLGYLTINGQDFYVRQRCPYKKKLRSEAVVDGDDLAETVALMGRITAKIHARADADVERSLLPHHSEEAIAEAIDRDAGGFILQLTEWSLEYARRVQEDYTLFQDLLERWPEPR
- a CDS encoding HD-GYP domain-containing protein is translated as MAPRFLSVAQLQTGMVLAGDIIVSHSGLLLCSKGEVVGGPMIDKLRSWGIEYAAVEHNYDMRREETLEQVECLRQKVHDLFQAIVFRRSPELTGLTDAVEEMVISLDRLDLHFFRQALAQLKRKDGYTFVHCLEVGLGALLISRQLGCRREDMVHHCLGATLHDIGKLSLPRAILTNPGKLTEEEFDIVKHHPAIGIKVLKAAGMHHPLVLNAVAEHHERQDGLGYPYGRSCDQITLAGQITAVADVFFALLSDRPYRKAWCPLRTFEYIHSQKGIQFSHETADALIDSLSPLYLTGMRVLLSDGSSGTVEKVDPRLPHRPSVRLENHVVDLRNCPEIAVISA
- a CDS encoding superoxide dismutase; its protein translation is MSYLMIPPGGHQLPPLPYPYNALEPVIGAETLKIHHDRHHLSYVEGLNKAERKLVEARQQNDFSLIKHWERELAFHGSGHILHSLYWAIMAPPSRGGQPGPHTRGQVAAYFGNFRSFQEQFSAAAADVEGSGWAVLVWNPAWQRLEVLMVEKHQNLTQWGAIPILTVDVWEHAYYLNYQNRRRDYINAWWQLVNWLEVETRLLLAMQGQLPLIPGSYR
- a CDS encoding Sec-independent protein translocase subunit TatA/TatB, with protein sequence MLGSLGIPELLLILVVAMLIFGAGKLPEIGRSLGRGINEFKSAVSNDGEETKELKAKPPVKDDTQGDAPSKDN
- a CDS encoding polyprenyl synthetase family protein, which gives rise to MQFQLFHEIQADLAKVEAELQKYVDTSLPTLTAASSHLLHAGGKRLRPAFVLLAGKFHHYAMERLLPLAVALELIHMATLVHDDVVDESKTRRGIPTVRARWGNRISLHTGDHLFARSLLLISELNDPAMTAVLAKISVEMCEGEIQQMEATYDVHQTFRDYLYRIKRKTALLIAASCQLGAMAVKADPSAVRALKMYGHHLGMAFQITDDILDMMADEKELGKPIGSDLRQGIMTLPILEALRESRDPALRTLVAKKEKSQDEVCRAIEIIKQTGAVERSQIIARRYLDKAKEELTRLPAIPTRDTLAVIAEYIEKRTY
- the resB gene encoding cytochrome c biogenesis protein ResB, whose product is MVQPQEEREDASGTNKGLVDRLWDFFSSMKLGLFLLLLIAAASIIGTIIPQNGDPRQYGSLYSLYSALGLNDMYHSSWFMILLFLLAMNLFICTFNRAPGIWRQFSQPSLPTGVESIGGLPQKLTTERPEPVDKLVSHVSERWQRLGYRVFSESRDGKSYIYADKGRFGLWGSLLSHVGMLVILVGGVVGLYGGEEGRMPAQVGKTFRFADVPGLPKEENLEIRVNDFRTVFREDGSIADWFSTLTLMENGREIMTKEIQVNDPLEYRGYKVYQAFYGANIVAKITSKNDPEGHAYTVEEGDAIPVAGTDLAVLVYKYIPDFDPARGMISKSSDPNNPRIVFVVYKGRQQIDARAAEIGKAETIAGGLAEVTFPEYKPYTGLTIRRDPGVNIVWLGCALLLIGLSFSFYLFHRQVRAVVESRDGGSRLHVGGTAAKNKIAFAREFEGLIEPYVNPDRKGMEA